In one window of Pseudodesulfovibrio sediminis DNA:
- the dnaE gene encoding DNA polymerase III subunit alpha produces MAEFVHLHVHTEYSLLDGAIRIKDLLSRAKDLGMPAVAITDHGSMFGAVTFYMAAREIGIKPIIGCEVYVAPGDIDDENAHHRKERGGGYHLVLLAKNRKGYRNLIKLVSLGHLEGFYYKPRVCKNLLKKHSEGLVALSACLAGEVPRVLMNEGLDAGVEMARTYESIFPGNFYLELQDNGIGKQVRLNELLIKCAEQTGLPLVATNDCHYLTAEDYEAHDTLLCVQTQTTVDSEKRFRMDTQELYFKTPEEMETAFAHVPEAIQNTQRIAEMCNLEIELGNYYFPEYELSEGVSDMDEEFDKLCRAGLKERLNTIEYEVDEKVYWDRLDYELGVITEMGFPAYFLIVQDFINWAKRNRIPVGPGRGSAAGSIVAWSLRITNIDPLPYDLLFERFLNVERVSMPDIDVDFCERRRLEVVKYCSEKYGHDRVAQITTFGTMKTKAVIKDVGRALGMDYKDTDRIAKLIPDDPALIAKLLGVEKAKITVPNAVKAVAELDDMVATDPKVEKLIDISTRLEGLCRHASTHAAGVVISDRPMTDYLPLYKGKKGEIVTQFDMKKVEKVGLIKFDFLGLRTMTVIEDCLDIIREQGKKAPNLDTLALDDPDTYAIFAKGDTDGIFQVESSGMRKYLRMLRPDCFEDIVAMLALYRPGPLGMIGAHGVSMVDEFIMRKHGDIEVTYPHESLTDTLKPTYGVMVYQEQVMATAMTVANYSLGEGDLLRRAMGKKIAEEMAKQRSRFLEGSRENKIPDKIANEIFDTMEKFAAYGFNKSHSAAYALISYHTAYLKAHFPVEFMAALMSTEMNNTEKIIMYVNACRDMDITVKQPNINAGQARFSVLDGDILFAMAAIKNVGEEAINEIVVVREADGPFKNIFDFCERVNLRRVTKRVLESLIKAGALDCFDRSRAALLEDLEKAVAIGQKKTKEKESGMLNMLDMLGGGESAEPAHQPTCSECEEFDDREKLTLEKEVLGFFLSGHPLLAYRQDMARLRTSTLEECKTIPNGTEVRVAVIIPDYKQFITRKGDPMAFCVAEDLTCSGEVTMLPNVYADARELIDADRPLMIQGKIDIREEQAGPEDAPKSAKILADKVTFLADAVKGSDKPVPLWIGERNAVDPHLNKLKTILQRYPGTTSVTLGVITKDSVVNLKLGNGWTVFPSREFWKDIEAWQNGDALKHRSSNN; encoded by the coding sequence GTGGCTGAATTTGTTCATCTTCATGTCCATACGGAGTACAGTCTCCTGGACGGTGCCATACGCATCAAAGACCTGCTTTCGCGGGCCAAGGACCTTGGCATGCCTGCCGTGGCCATCACGGACCACGGCTCCATGTTCGGTGCCGTAACCTTTTACATGGCAGCCCGTGAAATCGGCATCAAACCTATCATCGGCTGCGAAGTCTACGTGGCTCCCGGCGACATAGATGATGAAAACGCCCACCACCGTAAGGAACGCGGCGGTGGATACCACCTCGTCCTGCTGGCCAAAAACCGCAAAGGGTACCGGAACCTCATCAAGCTGGTCTCACTGGGGCACCTCGAAGGGTTCTACTACAAGCCCCGTGTATGCAAAAATCTCCTGAAAAAACACTCAGAAGGCCTTGTCGCCCTGTCCGCCTGCCTGGCTGGCGAAGTCCCACGCGTACTCATGAACGAGGGCTTGGATGCCGGCGTGGAGATGGCCAGGACCTACGAGTCCATTTTCCCCGGAAACTTCTATCTCGAACTCCAGGACAACGGCATCGGCAAGCAGGTTCGCCTCAATGAGCTGCTCATCAAGTGCGCGGAGCAGACCGGTCTGCCCCTGGTGGCCACCAATGACTGCCACTATCTGACCGCCGAAGACTACGAGGCCCACGACACCCTGCTCTGCGTCCAGACACAGACCACGGTGGACTCCGAGAAACGGTTCCGCATGGACACGCAGGAGTTGTATTTCAAGACGCCCGAGGAGATGGAGACCGCCTTCGCGCATGTGCCGGAGGCCATCCAGAACACCCAGCGCATCGCCGAGATGTGCAATCTCGAAATCGAACTGGGCAACTACTATTTCCCTGAATATGAATTGTCCGAAGGCGTCTCGGACATGGACGAGGAGTTTGACAAGCTCTGCCGGGCTGGTCTCAAGGAACGGCTCAACACCATCGAATATGAAGTGGACGAAAAGGTCTACTGGGATCGCCTCGACTATGAGCTGGGCGTCATCACCGAGATGGGATTCCCGGCCTACTTCCTCATCGTGCAGGATTTCATCAACTGGGCCAAGCGCAACCGCATTCCCGTGGGGCCGGGCCGTGGCTCTGCCGCCGGTTCCATTGTTGCCTGGTCGCTCAGGATCACGAACATCGACCCGCTCCCGTATGATCTGCTGTTCGAGCGCTTCCTCAACGTCGAGCGTGTGTCCATGCCTGATATCGACGTGGACTTCTGCGAGCGACGCCGTCTTGAGGTCGTGAAGTACTGCTCCGAAAAGTACGGCCATGACCGAGTGGCACAGATCACCACCTTCGGCACCATGAAGACCAAGGCGGTCATCAAGGACGTGGGCCGTGCCCTGGGCATGGACTACAAGGACACCGACCGCATCGCCAAGCTCATCCCGGACGATCCCGCGCTCATCGCCAAGCTGCTGGGCGTGGAAAAGGCCAAGATCACCGTCCCCAATGCCGTCAAGGCCGTGGCCGAACTGGACGACATGGTGGCCACCGACCCCAAGGTCGAAAAACTCATAGATATTTCAACACGGCTCGAAGGCCTCTGCCGTCACGCGTCCACCCATGCGGCGGGCGTGGTCATCTCCGACAGGCCCATGACCGACTACCTTCCTCTCTACAAAGGGAAGAAGGGTGAAATCGTGACCCAGTTCGACATGAAAAAGGTCGAAAAGGTCGGCCTGATCAAGTTCGACTTCCTGGGCCTGCGCACCATGACCGTAATTGAGGACTGTCTGGACATCATCCGCGAGCAGGGCAAAAAAGCGCCCAACCTCGACACCCTGGCCCTGGACGATCCCGACACCTACGCCATCTTTGCCAAGGGCGACACCGACGGCATCTTTCAGGTGGAATCATCCGGCATGCGCAAATATCTCCGCATGCTGCGCCCGGACTGCTTTGAAGACATCGTGGCCATGCTCGCGCTCTACCGCCCCGGCCCTCTGGGCATGATCGGCGCCCACGGGGTGAGCATGGTTGACGAGTTCATCATGCGCAAACACGGAGACATTGAGGTCACCTATCCGCACGAATCTCTGACAGACACCCTGAAGCCCACCTATGGCGTCATGGTCTATCAGGAGCAGGTCATGGCCACCGCCATGACGGTCGCCAACTATTCACTGGGTGAAGGTGACCTGCTGCGGCGTGCCATGGGTAAGAAGATTGCCGAGGAAATGGCCAAACAACGGTCCCGTTTCCTTGAAGGTTCCCGCGAGAACAAGATCCCCGACAAGATCGCCAATGAAATCTTCGACACCATGGAGAAATTCGCGGCGTACGGTTTCAATAAATCCCACTCCGCAGCCTACGCGCTGATCTCGTATCATACAGCCTATTTGAAGGCGCACTTCCCGGTTGAATTCATGGCCGCCCTCATGAGCACGGAAATGAACAACACCGAGAAGATCATCATGTACGTCAACGCCTGCCGCGACATGGACATCACGGTCAAGCAGCCGAACATCAATGCCGGTCAGGCCCGCTTCTCCGTGCTGGACGGCGACATCCTGTTCGCCATGGCCGCCATCAAGAACGTGGGCGAGGAAGCCATCAACGAGATCGTGGTCGTGCGTGAGGCAGACGGCCCGTTCAAGAATATTTTCGATTTCTGCGAGCGGGTGAACCTGCGCCGCGTGACCAAGCGCGTGCTTGAATCCCTTATCAAGGCCGGGGCACTGGACTGCTTCGACCGGTCACGGGCCGCGCTCCTCGAAGATCTGGAAAAGGCTGTCGCCATTGGCCAGAAGAAGACCAAGGAAAAGGAATCCGGCATGCTGAACATGCTGGACATGCTCGGTGGCGGCGAAAGCGCGGAACCGGCCCACCAGCCCACGTGCTCGGAATGCGAGGAATTCGACGACCGGGAGAAACTGACTCTGGAAAAGGAAGTCCTCGGTTTCTTCCTGTCCGGTCACCCGCTGCTCGCCTACCGGCAGGACATGGCCCGACTCCGCACCTCCACCCTTGAGGAATGCAAGACCATTCCCAACGGAACTGAGGTCCGCGTGGCCGTCATTATCCCGGACTACAAACAATTCATCACCCGCAAGGGCGACCCCATGGCTTTCTGCGTGGCCGAAGATCTGACCTGCTCGGGCGAAGTGACCATGCTCCCCAATGTCTACGCCGACGCCCGCGAGCTCATCGACGCGGACCGTCCGCTCATGATTCAGGGAAAGATCGATATCCGCGAAGAACAGGCCGGACCGGAGGATGCCCCCAAATCCGCCAAGATTCTGGCCGATAAAGTCACATTCCTGGCCGATGCGGTCAAAGGCTCGGACAAACCCGTGCCCCTGTGGATCGGCGAACGCAACGCCGTTGACCCCCATCTCAACAAACTCAAGACCATTTTACAGCGCTATCCCGGCACCACCTCCGTCACGTTGGGCGTCATAACCAAAGACTCCGTGGTCAACCTGAAACTCGGCAATGGCTGGACCGTCTTCCCCAGCCGCGAGTTCTGGAAGGACATTGAGGCGTGGCAGAACGGCGATGCGCTCAAACATAGGTCGAGCAACAACTAA
- a CDS encoding EAL domain-containing protein, protein MPKSTPVKVDEQVVRNIISSKDIITFFQPVLSITTKSIVGFEAYSRAGKSACAIEASQLFYGDLSSDLKVDVDRLCREKALEQFKPIHAKHKGMHLFLNINPDMLSHLKTREVVLPAQVEAAGIPPSNIVLEWPFSPKYMEDVADFCELFSGLGFKICLDGCSVDDSFSHVLTKLQPDMVKIDRSFFGEDERKSYSARTLEALRSVAERIGAVVIGQQVESEAESLRLLTAGIHLQQGDYYTKDEHDKTGDPAKMFFKKILDTHEEFKLFKRKLVSRKKERFGTAFRSVTSICSKFANLSEDRFEEGCKTIVKTVGDVISVFVVDEFGVQITSRVHGKSQNAATTADFLLSSGKGADHSVEDYVLYLDMGYEKFVTTPFSSPFTGETACIISKPFFSQDGERYTVCIELPYPG, encoded by the coding sequence ATGCCAAAGAGTACACCGGTCAAGGTTGACGAACAGGTGGTTCGAAATATCATTAGTTCCAAGGATATTATCACTTTTTTTCAGCCTGTTCTTTCAATTACAACCAAATCCATTGTGGGATTCGAGGCCTATTCTCGCGCCGGGAAAAGTGCGTGTGCCATTGAAGCAAGTCAGTTGTTTTATGGCGATCTCAGCTCAGATCTCAAGGTGGATGTGGATCGGCTGTGTCGTGAAAAAGCATTGGAGCAGTTTAAGCCTATTCATGCTAAGCACAAGGGGATGCACCTCTTTCTTAATATCAACCCGGATATGCTCTCCCATCTCAAGACACGGGAAGTTGTACTTCCCGCTCAGGTTGAGGCTGCGGGGATTCCGCCGTCAAATATTGTATTGGAGTGGCCCTTTTCCCCTAAATATATGGAGGATGTCGCTGATTTTTGCGAGTTGTTCTCAGGGCTCGGCTTCAAAATCTGTTTGGATGGCTGTTCAGTGGATGACAGCTTCAGCCATGTGCTGACCAAACTGCAGCCTGACATGGTGAAGATAGATCGCTCCTTTTTCGGTGAAGATGAGCGCAAGTCCTATTCGGCCAGAACGCTTGAGGCGCTCCGATCTGTGGCAGAGCGTATAGGCGCGGTTGTGATTGGGCAGCAGGTGGAGTCCGAGGCTGAATCGCTCAGGTTGCTTACCGCCGGTATCCATTTACAGCAGGGCGATTATTATACAAAGGACGAACACGACAAAACCGGCGATCCGGCGAAGATGTTTTTCAAGAAGATTCTCGATACCCATGAAGAGTTCAAGTTGTTTAAAAGAAAGCTGGTCAGCCGAAAGAAGGAGCGGTTTGGTACTGCTTTTAGAAGTGTGACCTCCATTTGTTCGAAATTCGCCAATCTATCCGAAGATCGCTTCGAGGAAGGGTGCAAGACTATTGTGAAGACCGTGGGTGACGTCATCTCCGTGTTCGTGGTAGACGAGTTCGGAGTGCAGATCACCTCCCGCGTTCACGGCAAAAGTCAGAACGCCGCCACCACTGCGGATTTCCTCCTCAGCTCCGGCAAGGGGGCGGATCATTCAGTGGAGGACTATGTCCTCTATCTGGACATGGGCTACGAGAAGTTTGTCACCACGCCGTTTAGTTCCCCCTTCACCGGTGAGACCGCGTGCATCATCAGCAAGCCCTTTTTCAGCCAGGACGGCGAGCGTTACACAGTGTGCATCGAACTCCCCTATCCCGGTTGA
- a CDS encoding SLC13 family permease, protein MESFADISAYLWQRLPLILLFVCGYFVYQLMAATRITDGFVAWALKKSRGRPSLLILYIIGATAALSSFIPNTIAVLTLIPVLKQLDEDFADQGARGMTTVLMCSAIYGSAIGGMGSMIGSPANAVLFAALDLFEIAGREQITFFNWFLWSVPLVSVFVLLAWGVAAGLGLPAAARGIRVRVEALKDGGGAGDRQRYGARLFWLYMGYWIMEAVVSENVPDFAAVSPLVSLGFAGLFLYLLFIRRAPDSAYARGPLLAPGWLLKSVPRRGLFFILALGALFGIVHWLKLDEKVVVLTGQMLQGHMAPLLLYFLTILSVIFLTEVLSNTAVVAAFFTIAYYAAHGHDMNPLYLMMGVGVSSTCAFMTPIATTSNALAFGEMKGASLPRMLVLGCVLNLLGAALMTGWLSWVLPLIYST, encoded by the coding sequence TTGGAATCCTTCGCAGACATCTCCGCCTACCTGTGGCAACGGTTGCCCCTGATCCTGCTCTTTGTGTGCGGATACTTCGTGTATCAGCTCATGGCGGCAACGCGGATCACGGACGGCTTCGTGGCCTGGGCCTTGAAAAAGAGCCGGGGCAGGCCGTCGCTCCTTATACTATATATAATAGGCGCGACCGCCGCGCTCTCCTCGTTTATTCCAAATACCATTGCCGTGCTCACGCTCATTCCCGTGCTCAAACAGCTGGACGAGGACTTCGCCGACCAGGGGGCCAGGGGCATGACCACCGTACTCATGTGTTCGGCCATCTACGGCTCGGCCATCGGGGGCATGGGGTCCATGATCGGCTCGCCGGCCAACGCCGTCCTCTTTGCCGCCCTGGATCTGTTCGAGATCGCCGGACGGGAGCAGATTACGTTCTTCAACTGGTTTCTGTGGTCCGTGCCGCTGGTTTCGGTGTTTGTTCTGCTCGCCTGGGGAGTGGCGGCCGGATTGGGACTGCCTGCTGCCGCACGGGGTATCCGTGTCCGGGTGGAAGCGCTGAAAGACGGCGGTGGGGCGGGAGATCGCCAGCGATATGGAGCCAGACTGTTCTGGTTGTATATGGGCTATTGGATCATGGAGGCCGTGGTCAGCGAGAATGTTCCGGACTTCGCGGCTGTGTCGCCGCTGGTCAGTCTGGGCTTTGCCGGACTCTTTCTGTACCTGCTCTTCATCCGGCGTGCCCCGGACTCGGCATACGCGCGTGGTCCGCTGCTCGCGCCCGGGTGGCTGCTCAAGTCCGTGCCCCGTCGTGGACTGTTTTTCATTCTGGCGCTGGGGGCACTCTTCGGCATAGTCCACTGGCTCAAGCTGGATGAAAAGGTCGTGGTTCTGACCGGCCAGATGCTTCAGGGACACATGGCTCCGTTACTTCTCTATTTCCTGACCATCCTGTCCGTGATTTTTCTGACCGAAGTGCTGTCCAATACCGCTGTGGTGGCGGCCTTTTTCACCATTGCCTATTACGCGGCGCACGGACACGACATGAACCCGCTCTATCTGATGATGGGAGTGGGGGTGTCATCCACCTGTGCGTTCATGACCCCCATTGCCACCACATCCAATGCCCTGGCCTTCGGGGAGATGAAGGGCGCATCTCTGCCCCGGATGCTTGTCCTTGGCTGTGTGCTCAATCTGCTGGGCGCGGCGCTCATGACCGGTTGGCTGAGCTGGGTGCTGCCGTTGATCTATTCGACATGA
- a CDS encoding helix-turn-helix domain-containing protein, with amino-acid sequence MKRRDLSETIALYIMSRTTEELTQLTRYSIADTFKINKSYLSKRFKEDFDLSISNYIDREKAVRSRILIANMERVTVEEIAQQLGIAKPQQFRTKFKKIFCTTPGRFIHYTKSPE; translated from the coding sequence ATGAAACGAAGAGATTTGAGTGAAACTATCGCTTTATACATCATGTCCCGCACAACCGAGGAACTGACACAACTCACTCGGTACAGCATAGCAGACACATTTAAAATCAATAAAAGCTACTTGTCCAAGCGGTTTAAAGAGGATTTTGACCTTTCCATATCGAATTATATAGATCGCGAAAAAGCTGTCAGATCAAGAATTCTCATAGCGAACATGGAACGGGTGACAGTGGAAGAGATTGCCCAGCAGCTCGGTATAGCCAAACCCCAACAATTTCGTACCAAATTTAAAAAAATATTCTGCACAACCCCAGGTCGTTTTATTCATTATACCAAGAGTCCGGAATGA
- a CDS encoding S1 family peptidase: MKTLRIAETDFSQIELSEEALNQVAEALPEAVELLLGGKFKNVVAVGRAYKWKKGKALKEACIQVQVVEKVHSQLLSDETLIPSEIGGVITDVIEVGEIEFESLTDRVRPLQIGFSFGAKHEGIKSTGTLGVFATGEFNGQRNYYALSNNHVLANYNTFPTGTLVTQPGPDDGGGNGDIIGSLAAYEELDIHNDNLVDAAMAMVEVDDIPGTRPYVSQVVENITIGMAVLKNGRTTELTAGIIISDMCTTVKRDSHGNTYRMVDQVSASYLSAGGDSGSLVLNRADNKAVGLHWGASNAGVRYSCKMEHVLDALGVTLY, from the coding sequence ATGAAGACTTTACGAATTGCAGAAACGGATTTTTCTCAGATTGAGTTGTCGGAAGAAGCGTTGAATCAAGTTGCGGAAGCTCTTCCGGAAGCTGTCGAACTGCTGTTGGGCGGTAAATTCAAAAATGTGGTGGCTGTTGGTCGGGCGTATAAATGGAAGAAGGGCAAGGCATTGAAAGAGGCGTGCATCCAAGTGCAGGTCGTTGAGAAAGTGCATTCACAACTTCTTTCGGATGAAACTTTGATCCCCTCTGAGATCGGTGGGGTTATAACCGATGTGATTGAAGTGGGAGAAATTGAATTTGAGTCATTGACTGACAGGGTTCGTCCTTTACAGATTGGATTCAGTTTCGGAGCAAAGCACGAAGGTATCAAGTCTACAGGAACACTCGGAGTTTTTGCGACGGGTGAATTCAACGGACAACGGAACTATTACGCGTTAAGTAACAACCACGTCCTCGCAAATTACAATACCTTTCCTACCGGCACCTTGGTGACGCAACCCGGTCCTGATGATGGTGGTGGAAACGGCGATATTATTGGGAGTTTGGCAGCGTATGAGGAGCTTGATATCCACAATGACAATTTAGTGGATGCGGCCATGGCTATGGTCGAAGTCGATGACATTCCTGGGACGAGGCCGTATGTGTCTCAAGTTGTGGAAAATATTACAATTGGCATGGCCGTCCTGAAAAATGGTCGCACGACTGAGTTAACCGCAGGAATTATCATCTCCGACATGTGTACCACAGTCAAAAGAGATTCTCATGGCAACACCTATCGTATGGTTGATCAGGTCTCGGCTTCATACCTCAGTGCCGGCGGGGATTCAGGGTCTCTTGTTTTGAATCGGGCTGATAATAAGGCCGTGGGGTTGCACTGGGGAGCGAGCAACGCAGGCGTGCGTTACTCGTGCAAAATGGAGCACGTTCTTGATGCCTTGGGTGTAACCCTTTACTAA
- a CDS encoding dimethylarginine dimethylaminohydrolase family protein, which translates to MFTRAITRKPGPEMVAGITSQNLGTPDFDLALKQHATYVQTLKVLGLEVTVLEAEPGYPDCCFVEDTAVVCEQVAVIAPLGAPTRQGEQESMEPVLAKFKPVEHVLPPALFEGGDVLQVGRKFYIGLTERTNQAGAEALGAAVAAHGYEWFAMQCGPSLHFKTDVNYIGENTLLVSPFFENAPELAEYTRIVVDDDEAYARNCLHINGTTIVPAGFPKTLAKIEAAGIQTVVIEMSEYRKLDGGLTCLSLRF; encoded by the coding sequence ATGTTCACACGCGCTATCACTCGCAAGCCCGGTCCCGAGATGGTCGCCGGTATTACTTCTCAGAATCTTGGCACGCCTGATTTCGATCTCGCACTCAAGCAACATGCTACCTATGTTCAGACCTTGAAAGTTCTTGGACTCGAGGTCACGGTTCTTGAGGCCGAACCTGGATATCCTGATTGTTGCTTTGTGGAGGACACTGCCGTGGTCTGTGAGCAGGTAGCTGTCATTGCCCCTCTGGGCGCGCCCACGCGTCAGGGCGAGCAGGAGTCCATGGAGCCGGTATTGGCGAAGTTCAAGCCTGTCGAGCACGTGTTGCCACCTGCGTTATTTGAAGGAGGAGACGTCCTGCAGGTGGGCAGGAAATTTTACATCGGTCTGACCGAGCGGACCAATCAGGCCGGAGCCGAAGCCCTTGGTGCAGCGGTGGCCGCACATGGTTACGAATGGTTTGCCATGCAGTGTGGTCCCAGCCTACATTTCAAGACGGATGTCAATTACATCGGCGAAAACACGCTGCTTGTGTCTCCATTTTTTGAAAATGCACCGGAGTTGGCCGAATACACACGCATAGTGGTAGACGATGACGAGGCATACGCCCGGAACTGCCTGCATATCAATGGAACCACCATCGTTCCTGCCGGTTTTCCCAAAACGCTGGCCAAGATCGAAGCCGCTGGCATACAGACCGTTGTCATTGAAATGTCCGAATACAGAAAGCTCGATGGCGGGCTGACCTGTTTGTCTCTTCGATTCTGA
- a CDS encoding class I SAM-dependent methyltransferase — translation MWKRFFSRQARKPSGLFGRIIAKRIFDKGNDALNTAMVDLVAAQQDNVVLEIGFGCGTVVREVADRVGSGMVEGIDFSGAMMAVAGKRNRHHIREGRVRLVHGDFDSAEYPGNRFDTVCSANTIYFWPDPARTCERIHHVLKPGGRVVLAFVDKSKMDAMPLDMDVFRPISCDSVRSLLETVGFASVLVHPVKKDGTMVCVTACKET, via the coding sequence ATGTGGAAACGCTTTTTTTCCAGACAGGCGCGCAAGCCTTCGGGCTTGTTTGGCCGCATTATCGCCAAGAGGATTTTTGACAAAGGGAATGATGCGCTGAACACGGCCATGGTGGACCTGGTCGCGGCACAACAGGACAATGTGGTTCTTGAGATCGGTTTTGGCTGTGGCACTGTCGTGCGGGAAGTCGCCGACCGTGTCGGCTCCGGCATGGTCGAAGGAATTGATTTTTCGGGTGCCATGATGGCTGTGGCTGGAAAGCGGAATCGGCATCATATCCGCGAAGGACGGGTCAGGCTTGTCCACGGGGATTTTGATTCTGCCGAGTATCCCGGCAACAGGTTTGATACTGTCTGTTCGGCAAACACCATTTATTTCTGGCCCGATCCCGCCAGAACATGCGAACGGATTCATCATGTGCTGAAGCCTGGCGGACGAGTTGTCCTGGCGTTTGTGGACAAGAGCAAAATGGATGCAATGCCATTGGATATGGACGTTTTTCGCCCCATCTCCTGTGACTCGGTTCGCTCCCTGCTGGAAACGGTCGGCTTCGCATCTGTTCTGGTTCATCCTGTCAAAAAAGATGGGACCATGGTTTGCGTGACCGCCTGCAAGGAAACATAA
- a CDS encoding esterase-like activity of phytase family protein, with protein sequence MLRSLFIALFILTTALPVMADEVTVEKYDIEIPTDFLVPYTGMYASQFPDGFTIGIGSGMTYVGKAADGSRVFYAISDRGPNADAPKYVEGDKTTATKMFPAPNFAPSFGAIRVKDGHAVLASLITLKNEKMHPISGRAIPIGAVGATGEIPLNDALKKLAFDPDGMDTEGIAIDRENKQHLWICDEYGPFIAKIDGNNGRILKKYVPGKELPIIAASRQPNRGFEGIAVTPSNKVLTAIQSICDVDGNVKKSKATFCRLMLLDPATGKVKQYAYPHNRDDYTRSRDAKIGDLHAISETKFILIERGKNADGKTRIPFYVIDLADATDISGIQTADGEELETLSDRKDVETLGVRYVKKTRIIDIKEYGWKPGKAEGVALLPDMRTLAVTSDNDFGFTFKIVNPATDAEGNPVTKASSYTVDPSGLVKYKGNPVDTRIELSPTGTASKLWFFTLPKRISEY encoded by the coding sequence ATGCTACGCTCGCTTTTCATTGCCCTTTTCATCCTTACCACCGCTCTGCCCGTCATGGCTGACGAAGTGACAGTCGAAAAATATGACATTGAAATCCCCACAGACTTTCTGGTTCCCTACACCGGCATGTATGCCAGCCAGTTCCCTGACGGGTTCACCATAGGTATCGGCTCCGGCATGACCTATGTCGGCAAGGCCGCGGACGGCTCACGCGTGTTCTACGCCATCTCGGACCGGGGTCCCAATGCCGATGCCCCCAAGTATGTTGAAGGGGACAAGACCACAGCGACCAAGATGTTCCCGGCCCCGAACTTTGCGCCCTCTTTCGGCGCCATTCGCGTCAAGGACGGCCATGCGGTGCTGGCCAGCCTGATCACGCTTAAAAATGAGAAAATGCACCCCATATCCGGCCGTGCCATCCCCATCGGGGCCGTGGGTGCCACAGGCGAAATCCCCTTGAATGACGCGCTCAAAAAACTTGCCTTTGACCCGGACGGCATGGACACCGAAGGTATCGCCATAGACCGCGAGAACAAGCAGCACCTCTGGATCTGTGACGAGTACGGTCCGTTCATCGCCAAGATCGACGGCAACAACGGGCGTATCCTCAAGAAATACGTTCCGGGAAAGGAACTGCCCATCATCGCCGCCTCCCGCCAGCCCAACAGGGGATTCGAAGGCATTGCCGTCACGCCTTCCAACAAAGTGCTGACGGCTATCCAGTCCATCTGCGACGTGGATGGCAACGTGAAGAAATCAAAGGCCACCTTCTGCCGCCTGATGCTGCTTGATCCCGCCACAGGCAAGGTCAAACAATACGCCTACCCGCATAACAGGGACGACTATACACGCTCCCGTGATGCCAAGATCGGCGACCTGCACGCCATTTCCGAAACCAAGTTCATCCTCATCGAACGAGGCAAGAACGCTGACGGCAAAACCCGCATCCCGTTCTATGTCATCGATCTGGCCGATGCGACCGATATCTCCGGCATCCAGACCGCTGACGGCGAGGAGTTGGAGACCCTGTCCGATCGCAAGGACGTGGAAACGCTGGGCGTCAGGTACGTCAAGAAGACCAGGATCATCGACATCAAGGAGTATGGCTGGAAGCCCGGAAAGGCTGAAGGCGTGGCCCTGCTGCCCGACATGCGTACCCTGGCAGTGACATCGGACAACGACTTTGGCTTCACCTTCAAAATCGTCAATCCCGCCACTGACGCTGAAGGCAATCCGGTCACCAAGGCGAGCAGCTACACTGTCGACCCGTCAGGTCTGGTCAAATACAAAGGCAACCCCGTGGACACGAGAATCGAACTCTCTCCCACTGGCACCGCTTCCAAGCTCTGGTTCTTTACCTTGCCCAAGCGTATCAGTGAGTACTAG